The proteins below are encoded in one region of Amycolatopsis magusensis:
- a CDS encoding enoyl-CoA hydratase/isomerase family protein, with protein MTVLQTEDHGQVRVLTLNRPDKLNALNTELTRALDDALATAEREVRAVVLTGNGRGFCAGADLGEFSSLTPAHADAVLERAELTARLQTRMQRLSVPVVAAVRGAAVGGGAGLAIGADMTVAGTDLKFGYPELKHSIVPALVMTGLVRHLGRKLAFELVSTGRLLTAAEAAGHGLVNRVVEPDEVVPAALEIAQCWAEVEPRALAAAKDLFYRVADLPTDAAMRAGQDVNALMRGFRQ; from the coding sequence GTGACCGTGCTGCAGACCGAGGACCACGGCCAGGTCCGCGTCCTCACGCTGAACCGGCCGGACAAGCTCAACGCGCTGAACACCGAGCTGACCCGCGCGCTCGACGACGCGCTCGCCACCGCCGAGCGCGAGGTCCGCGCGGTGGTCCTGACCGGCAACGGCCGTGGCTTCTGCGCGGGCGCCGACCTCGGCGAGTTCTCCTCGCTGACCCCGGCCCACGCCGACGCCGTGCTCGAACGCGCCGAACTCACCGCGCGCCTGCAAACACGGATGCAGCGCCTGTCGGTGCCCGTGGTCGCCGCGGTGCGCGGGGCGGCCGTCGGCGGTGGCGCCGGGCTGGCGATCGGCGCGGACATGACCGTGGCGGGCACCGACCTCAAGTTCGGCTATCCCGAGCTGAAGCATTCGATCGTGCCCGCGCTGGTGATGACCGGGCTGGTGCGGCACCTGGGCCGCAAGCTCGCCTTCGAACTGGTCAGCACCGGCCGTCTGCTCACCGCGGCCGAAGCCGCCGGACACGGGCTGGTCAACCGGGTCGTCGAACCGGACGAGGTGGTCCCGGCGGCACTGGAGATCGCCCAGTGCTGGGCCGAGGTCGAGCCGCGGGCGCTCGCTGCGGCGAAGGACCTGTTCTACCGGGTGGCGGACCTGCCGACCGACGCCGCGATGCGTGCCGGGCAGGACGTCAACGCGCTGATGCGGGGGTTCCGCCAGTGA
- a CDS encoding AMP-binding protein: MIPLRTACPLTTHEALTRAALLAPDVEAVVTAEERITYGELAVAVERIRGALTAAGIGRGDRVGLCLGNSPDWVALFLAIGSVGAVTVPVNTRFTADEVHYTLTHARVSTLFTADRVLSSDFAGMLGELDLPELRSIVMLGSDVPAYATPWASFLEAGSGWSAEPTAVADDLLLVQYTSGTTARPKGVLLTHRSMCADAFFSGMRMGLRPGDRFHSARPFFHVAGSTLSVLASVQHATTLVTMPKFEPAEALRLLETERCTHFSGNDTIALLLLNHPDRPRLCLRGAWVAASPTVIRRVIDELGARECVAGYGLSEASPNVAQSAWWEPEEVRASGAMAVEPGVEVRIRDFDDRRDCGPGEPGSILVRGWNVMRGYLDDPAKTAETIDADGWLSTGDIGLLDESGRLHFSGRTKDIIRVGGENVAPADIEDVLHRHPLVRQAAVVGVPDERLLEVPFAFVVLTEPRITEGELLDWARSRMAGFKVPRHLRVVDGFEGIGMTASSKVQKNRLAAHARSLLAEVTS; this comes from the coding sequence ATGATCCCCCTGCGCACCGCCTGCCCGCTCACCACGCACGAAGCGCTGACCCGGGCCGCCCTGCTCGCGCCGGACGTCGAAGCCGTGGTCACCGCCGAGGAGCGGATCACCTACGGCGAACTCGCGGTGGCGGTGGAACGGATCCGCGGAGCACTCACGGCCGCCGGGATCGGCCGCGGCGACCGGGTCGGCCTGTGCCTGGGCAACAGCCCGGACTGGGTGGCGCTGTTCCTCGCGATCGGCTCGGTCGGCGCGGTCACCGTGCCGGTCAACACGCGCTTCACCGCCGACGAGGTGCACTACACGCTGACGCACGCCCGGGTCAGCACGCTGTTCACCGCCGATCGGGTGCTCAGTTCCGACTTCGCGGGCATGCTCGGGGAACTGGACCTGCCGGAGCTGCGGTCGATCGTCATGCTGGGCTCGGACGTGCCCGCGTACGCGACTCCCTGGGCCTCGTTCCTGGAGGCGGGCTCGGGCTGGTCCGCCGAACCCACCGCCGTCGCCGACGACCTCCTGCTCGTGCAGTACACCTCGGGCACGACCGCGCGGCCGAAGGGTGTGCTGCTCACGCATCGGAGCATGTGCGCGGACGCGTTCTTCTCCGGGATGCGCATGGGCTTGCGCCCCGGCGACCGGTTCCACTCGGCGCGGCCGTTCTTCCACGTCGCCGGGAGCACGCTGTCCGTCCTGGCTTCGGTGCAGCACGCCACCACGCTGGTCACCATGCCCAAGTTCGAACCCGCGGAAGCGTTGCGGCTGCTGGAAACCGAGCGCTGCACGCACTTCTCCGGCAACGACACGATCGCGCTGCTGCTGCTCAACCACCCCGATCGCCCGCGCCTGTGCTTGCGCGGCGCCTGGGTGGCCGCGTCGCCGACCGTGATCCGGCGGGTCATCGACGAACTCGGGGCCCGCGAATGCGTTGCCGGATATGGGCTTTCCGAGGCTTCGCCGAATGTGGCGCAGTCGGCGTGGTGGGAGCCGGAGGAGGTCCGCGCGTCCGGGGCGATGGCCGTCGAACCCGGGGTCGAGGTGCGCATCCGCGACTTCGACGACCGCCGCGACTGCGGTCCGGGCGAACCGGGGTCGATCCTGGTGCGCGGGTGGAACGTGATGCGCGGGTATCTCGACGACCCGGCGAAGACGGCCGAGACGATCGACGCCGACGGCTGGCTGTCCACCGGGGACATCGGCCTGCTGGACGAGTCGGGACGGCTGCACTTTTCCGGGCGTACCAAGGACATCATCCGCGTCGGCGGGGAGAACGTGGCACCGGCGGACATCGAGGACGTCCTGCACCGGCATCCGCTGGTGCGGCAGGCGGCGGTGGTCGGGGTGCCGGACGAGCGGCTGCTCGAGGTGCCGTTCGCGTTCGTGGTGCTGACCGAACCCCGGATCACCGAGGGCGAACTGCTCGACTGGGCGCGCTCGCGGATGGCCGGGTTCAAGGTGCCGCGGCACCTGCGGGTCGTCGACGGCTTCGAGGGCATCGGGATGACGGCGAGTTCGAAGGTGCAGAAGAACCGGCTCGCCGCACACGCGCGGAGCCTGCTCGCCGAGGTGACTTCGTGA
- a CDS encoding MarR family winged helix-turn-helix transcriptional regulator: MSERADGRDLVPISALLSYRLSRTSSAMSRSAALRYKREFDVSLGEWRAIALIAADPTLTLNRLARRAGLDKAQMSRVVSRLTERGLVNRTAGSGRSSQLALTEEGTRVYRGLITAANERDADFLAILSGEEAAILHRALDKLAELALTVEERERAHVADA; encoded by the coding sequence ATGAGTGAACGCGCGGACGGGCGAGACCTGGTGCCGATCTCCGCACTGCTGTCCTACCGGCTCTCGCGCACGTCGTCGGCGATGTCGCGCAGCGCGGCGCTGCGCTACAAGCGCGAGTTCGACGTCAGTCTCGGCGAATGGCGCGCGATCGCGCTCATCGCGGCCGATCCGACGCTGACCCTGAACCGGCTCGCACGCCGCGCCGGACTGGACAAAGCGCAGATGAGCCGGGTGGTCAGCCGCCTGACCGAGCGCGGGCTGGTCAACCGGACAGCGGGCTCGGGGCGCTCGTCGCAGCTCGCGCTGACCGAGGAGGGCACCCGCGTCTACCGCGGCCTGATCACCGCGGCCAACGAGCGCGACGCGGACTTCCTGGCCATCCTGTCCGGCGAAGAAGCCGCCATCCTGCACCGCGCGCTGGACAAGCTCGCCGAGCTCGCGCTGACCGTCGAGGAGCGTGAGCGCGCCCACGTGGCCGACGCCTAG
- a CDS encoding enoyl-CoA hydratase/isomerase family protein, with translation MGDRVRLEVTDGIAHVELTRPEARNAVDLPTCVQLREAFEEVDADEDVRVVLLSARGPVFCAGADLKERTGKDAAWVRRRRVASFAAYAAIEQCRRPVVALVQGAVVGSGGEITLAADFAIAAEGTVFRFPEPHWGTVGATQRLQRVIGKRKAKELLFTNRPLDAEDALRLGIVTQVVAPDALASAGAGTARDIAKAPPLAIALTKRAVDLGAETDLDRGIRIEMSAIEQCLADGGWRDGVARFAAGNGDEK, from the coding sequence ATGGGTGACCGTGTCCGGCTCGAGGTCACCGACGGCATCGCGCACGTCGAACTGACCCGGCCCGAGGCCCGCAACGCCGTCGACCTGCCGACGTGCGTGCAGTTGCGGGAGGCGTTCGAAGAGGTCGACGCCGACGAGGACGTCCGGGTGGTCCTGCTGAGCGCGCGCGGGCCGGTGTTCTGCGCGGGAGCCGACCTCAAGGAACGCACCGGCAAGGACGCGGCGTGGGTGCGACGGCGGCGCGTCGCGTCGTTCGCCGCCTACGCCGCGATCGAGCAGTGCCGCCGCCCGGTGGTCGCACTGGTGCAGGGCGCGGTGGTCGGCTCCGGCGGGGAGATCACGCTGGCCGCGGACTTCGCGATCGCGGCCGAGGGCACGGTCTTCCGCTTCCCCGAACCGCACTGGGGCACGGTCGGCGCGACCCAGCGGCTCCAGCGCGTGATCGGCAAGCGCAAGGCCAAGGAACTGCTGTTCACCAACCGCCCGCTCGACGCCGAAGACGCGCTGCGGCTGGGAATCGTCACGCAGGTCGTCGCACCGGACGCACTGGCCTCGGCAGGTGCCGGAACCGCGCGTGACATCGCGAAAGCACCACCACTGGCCATCGCGCTGACCAAACGCGCGGTGGACCTCGGCGCGGAAACCGACCTCGACCGCGGCATCCGGATCGAGATGTCCGCCATCGAGCAGTGCCTCGCCGACGGCGGCTGGCGCGACGGTGTCGCCCGGTTCGCCGCCGGGAACGGAGACGAGAAATGA
- a CDS encoding pyridoxamine 5'-phosphate oxidase family protein, whose product MTRVLRDEAELRAVVREPSRVIAEKHIDHIDPESRRFIEASPFFLLASSAADGSCDVSPRGDPPGSVLVLDEHTLAFADRKGNRRLDNLCNILQQPQVGMLFLVPGIGDTLRVNGTAQLVTEAPYLPRMAVEGVVPVLAVEVRVQELYSHCSKAFLRSKLWDSASWPDRGEVPTAGQLARSQLGTHIPARMIDAALRADAKLNQY is encoded by the coding sequence GTGACCAGAGTCCTGCGCGACGAGGCCGAACTGCGGGCGGTGGTCCGCGAGCCGAGCCGGGTGATCGCCGAGAAGCACATCGACCACATCGATCCGGAGTCGCGGCGGTTCATCGAGGCCAGCCCGTTCTTCCTGCTGGCGTCCTCGGCCGCCGACGGCAGTTGCGACGTCTCCCCGCGCGGCGACCCGCCCGGGAGCGTGCTGGTGCTCGACGAGCACACGCTCGCCTTCGCCGACCGCAAGGGCAACCGGCGACTGGACAACCTGTGCAACATCCTGCAGCAGCCCCAGGTCGGCATGCTGTTTTTAGTGCCGGGCATCGGCGACACACTGCGCGTAAACGGCACCGCGCAACTGGTGACCGAGGCCCCGTACCTGCCGCGGATGGCGGTCGAAGGTGTGGTGCCGGTGCTCGCCGTGGAGGTGCGGGTGCAGGAGTTGTACTCGCACTGCAGCAAGGCTTTCCTGCGCTCGAAGCTGTGGGACAGCGCCTCGTGGCCGGACCGCGGCGAGGTCCCGACCGCGGGCCAACTCGCGCGCAGCCAACTGGGCACCCACATCCCGGCTCGCATGATCGACGCCGCCCTGCGCGCCGACGCCAAGCTCAACCAGTACTGA
- a CDS encoding TetR/AcrR family transcriptional regulator, whose amino-acid sequence MREKEPGLRARQAARTRERILAAAKERFAEGGYEGTTVRAIAAAAGVDPAAIIRHFNSKEQLFFEVLDRDSVWPILNDTPDDQLGEQVIRVWLQDWEGRDREPLLALLRAACSGGEIAERVRHAFADSALDYLETRIAPDEFREERLALVAIDIVGLVINRYVLLLEPLASMPAERVVELLGPRLQQHLRGPL is encoded by the coding sequence GTGCGCGAGAAAGAGCCGGGCCTGCGCGCCCGCCAAGCCGCCCGGACCAGGGAACGCATCCTCGCCGCCGCGAAGGAGCGCTTCGCCGAGGGCGGTTACGAAGGCACCACCGTGCGCGCGATCGCGGCGGCCGCCGGCGTGGACCCGGCCGCGATCATCCGCCACTTCAATTCGAAGGAGCAGCTCTTCTTCGAGGTGCTGGACCGTGACAGCGTGTGGCCGATCCTCAACGACACGCCAGACGATCAACTCGGCGAGCAGGTGATCCGGGTTTGGTTGCAGGACTGGGAAGGGCGCGACCGGGAGCCGCTGCTCGCGCTGCTGCGCGCCGCCTGCAGCGGCGGCGAGATCGCCGAACGGGTGCGCCACGCCTTCGCGGATTCGGCGCTCGACTACCTGGAAACCCGCATCGCCCCGGACGAATTCCGCGAGGAACGGCTCGCGCTGGTCGCCATCGACATCGTGGGCCTGGTGATCAACCGCTACGTGCTGCTGCTGGAACCCTTGGCCTCGATGCCCGCGGAACGGGTGGTCGAACTGCTGGGCCCGCGGCTGCAGCAACACCTGCGTGGACCGCTTTGA
- a CDS encoding CaiB/BaiF CoA transferase family protein: MTGPLTGITVLDFSRVLAAPLATQILAELGATVIKVERPGAGDETRGFEPRLPHGESAYFFAFNRGKRSVTLDLKDPRGQEVARRLAARADVVVENFLPGALDRLGLGYERLAEDNPGLVYVSATGFGQTGPDRARKGYDTVFQALSGVMAMTGEPGGPPSKTGIPVADMTSGLWVAIAVLTGLAGRRGCHLDVSMMDVQLSLHALNAARLFALDEDPLRTGTEHPGRVPSAAFQAGDGEWLHISGSDQHWEPLCAVLGLPGLAADPLLRNNSGRVEHRARVMKALRGAIAQHDRDALVKELRTAEVPAGAVRSVREALADPHAVARGVVGGFDHPTEGAFPALRTPLRETAGEPPDTGVPPLLGADTEDVLAGLAGLTADEIEGLRAAGVI; encoded by the coding sequence GTGACCGGCCCGCTCACCGGCATCACCGTGCTGGACTTCTCGCGCGTGCTCGCCGCCCCGCTGGCGACCCAGATCCTGGCCGAACTCGGGGCCACCGTGATCAAGGTCGAGCGACCGGGCGCGGGTGACGAGACCCGCGGCTTCGAACCGCGGCTGCCCCACGGGGAAAGCGCGTACTTCTTCGCGTTCAACCGGGGAAAGCGCTCGGTGACGCTGGATCTCAAGGACCCGCGCGGGCAGGAGGTGGCCCGGCGGCTGGCCGCCCGCGCCGACGTGGTCGTGGAGAACTTCCTGCCCGGTGCACTGGACCGGCTCGGCCTCGGGTACGAACGACTGGCCGAGGACAACCCCGGGCTGGTCTACGTGTCGGCGACCGGCTTCGGGCAGACCGGGCCGGACCGCGCGCGCAAGGGGTACGACACGGTGTTCCAGGCGCTGTCCGGGGTGATGGCGATGACCGGCGAGCCCGGCGGGCCGCCGTCGAAGACCGGCATCCCGGTGGCGGACATGACTTCCGGGCTCTGGGTGGCCATCGCCGTGCTCACCGGACTCGCCGGTCGACGCGGCTGCCACCTCGACGTGTCCATGATGGACGTTCAGCTCAGCCTGCACGCTTTGAACGCGGCCCGGTTGTTCGCGCTGGACGAGGATCCCCTTCGCACCGGGACCGAGCACCCGGGGCGTGTGCCGTCGGCGGCGTTCCAGGCCGGGGACGGCGAATGGCTGCACATCAGCGGCAGCGACCAGCACTGGGAGCCGCTGTGCGCGGTCCTCGGTCTCCCCGGACTGGCCGCCGATCCCTTGCTGCGCAACAACTCCGGCCGCGTCGAACACCGCGCGCGGGTGATGAAGGCGTTGCGCGGGGCGATCGCCCAGCACGACCGCGACGCACTGGTGAAGGAACTGCGTACGGCCGAGGTGCCGGCCGGTGCGGTGCGCTCGGTGCGCGAGGCGCTGGCCGATCCGCACGCCGTCGCCCGCGGGGTGGTCGGCGGGTTCGACCACCCGACCGAGGGTGCGTTCCCGGCGCTGCGCACCCCGTTGCGCGAGACTGCCGGGGAACCGCCGGACACCGGTGTGCCACCGCTGCTCGGCGCCGACACCGAAGACGTGCTGGCGGGCCTGGCCGGGCTCACCGCGGACGAGATCGAGGGCCTGCGGGCCGCGGGGGTGATCTGA
- a CDS encoding hydroxymethylglutaryl-CoA lyase — MPGPTTDAVTICECFARDGLQHEPVPVPTATKIELLNSFSDTGFRRIEATSYSHPQRVPGFSDASAVLAGIDRRPGVAFKATCPNPRAVSRALEDLETGHGAEELSLLVSATESHTERNLRTTRAGQWERVTEMVRLAGGWFRLVGVVSVAFGCPFEGAVDPGRVAEDVARFVDLGAAMVSLGDTTGVATPGAVRSMFTRLDHAHPGFPVVAHFHNTRGTGIANAVAALDAGCRHFDTAFGGVGGHPSTISYGAGLTGNVCTEDLVSLFDAMGVDTGLDLDRLAAASAACERALGRPLYSMVARAGFTPTPQEIS, encoded by the coding sequence TTGCCCGGCCCGACGACCGACGCCGTCACGATCTGCGAGTGCTTCGCCCGTGACGGGCTCCAGCACGAACCGGTGCCCGTCCCGACCGCGACCAAGATCGAGCTGCTGAACTCCTTCTCGGACACCGGTTTCCGGCGGATCGAGGCGACCAGCTACAGCCATCCCCAGCGGGTGCCGGGCTTCTCGGACGCCTCGGCCGTGCTCGCGGGCATCGACCGGCGGCCGGGGGTCGCGTTCAAGGCGACCTGCCCGAACCCGCGGGCGGTGTCCCGTGCGCTCGAAGACCTCGAAACCGGGCACGGCGCGGAGGAACTCAGCCTGCTGGTCTCGGCCACTGAGAGCCACACCGAGCGCAACCTGCGCACCACCCGCGCGGGCCAGTGGGAGCGCGTGACCGAGATGGTCCGGCTCGCCGGCGGCTGGTTCCGCCTGGTCGGCGTGGTTTCGGTGGCCTTCGGCTGTCCGTTCGAGGGCGCGGTCGACCCCGGCCGGGTCGCCGAGGACGTGGCGCGCTTCGTCGACCTCGGCGCGGCCATGGTCAGCCTCGGCGACACCACCGGCGTGGCGACCCCGGGCGCGGTCCGCTCGATGTTCACCCGGCTCGACCACGCGCACCCCGGTTTCCCGGTGGTCGCGCACTTCCACAACACCCGGGGCACCGGCATCGCCAACGCCGTCGCCGCGCTGGACGCCGGGTGCCGCCACTTCGACACCGCGTTCGGTGGCGTCGGCGGGCACCCGTCGACCATCAGCTACGGCGCCGGGCTGACCGGCAACGTCTGCACCGAAGACCTGGTCAGCCTGTTCGACGCGATGGGCGTGGACACCGGGCTCGACCTCGACCGGCTGGCCGCCGCCTCGGCCGCCTGCGAGCGGGCGCTGGGCCGTCCGCTGTACAGCATGGTGGCCCGCGCCGGCTTCACCCCGACCCCGCAGGAGATCTCGTGA
- a CDS encoding NAD(P)H-dependent flavin oxidoreductase, producing MITTPVTELLGVDLPIIQAGMSWASSCSALPLAVSNAGGLGVVAAGPMRLPDLARTLDEVAAGTDRPWAVNLPLYRADAEVVIELLLDRRPPVLIASQGGPRRYLDRFHAVGTRCLHVVAGTEHARKAADAGVDALVVVGAEAGGHPPPAMVTTQVLVRAVVRAVPEVPVIASGGVADGAGLAAMLALGAGAAQFGTRFLASREASVHDEYKAAVLGAGIGDTRTVGRGLGVIRAVANDFTARMLDLEDSGAEEALRRRTFAASSLKDAALHGDVAEGKVEAGQSAGLIDSVLPAAEIVARIVREYRAARDSLPPANAPK from the coding sequence GTGATCACCACCCCGGTCACCGAACTGCTCGGTGTCGACCTGCCGATCATCCAGGCGGGCATGTCGTGGGCGTCGTCCTGCTCGGCGCTTCCGCTCGCGGTCAGCAACGCCGGTGGTCTCGGCGTGGTCGCCGCGGGACCGATGCGCCTGCCCGACCTGGCGCGCACGCTCGACGAGGTGGCGGCGGGCACCGACCGGCCGTGGGCGGTGAACCTGCCGCTCTACCGGGCCGACGCGGAGGTGGTGATCGAGCTGCTGCTCGACCGCCGTCCGCCGGTGCTGATCGCGTCCCAGGGCGGGCCGCGGCGGTACCTCGACCGCTTCCACGCGGTGGGGACGCGGTGCCTGCACGTGGTCGCCGGGACCGAGCACGCGCGCAAGGCCGCCGACGCCGGGGTCGACGCGCTGGTGGTGGTCGGCGCGGAGGCCGGTGGGCACCCGCCGCCCGCGATGGTGACCACGCAGGTGCTGGTGCGGGCCGTGGTGCGCGCGGTCCCGGAGGTGCCGGTGATCGCCTCCGGCGGGGTCGCCGACGGCGCCGGGCTGGCCGCGATGCTCGCGCTCGGGGCGGGCGCCGCGCAGTTCGGCACGCGGTTCCTCGCCAGCCGGGAAGCTTCGGTGCACGACGAGTACAAGGCCGCCGTGCTCGGCGCGGGCATCGGCGACACGCGGACCGTGGGCCGGGGGCTCGGCGTCATCCGTGCCGTGGCGAACGACTTCACCGCCCGGATGCTGGACCTCGAGGACAGTGGCGCCGAAGAAGCCTTGCGGCGGAGGACTTTCGCGGCGTCCTCGCTGAAGGATGCCGCTCTGCACGGTGATGTCGCCGAAGGCAAGGTCGAGGCGGGGCAGTCGGCCGGGCTCATCGACAGCGTGCTGCCCGCGGCGGAGATCGTGGCCCGCATCGTCCGCGAGTACCGCGCGGCACGGGACAGCCTGCCACCGGCGAACGCCCCGAAGTAG
- a CDS encoding nuclear transport factor 2 family protein has protein sequence MDLAALEEIKRLKYRYLRCVDTKNWDDLADALTADAVADYGTPAYGKPLSFNGRDAILGFLRETLGPDIITTHFASQPEIDIDGDRASGTWAFQDMVIATTHRMVVAGAAFYEDTYLRGEDGQWRIARTGYQRTYEAMHSLDDLPSFRLTANRWTPTPT, from the coding sequence ATGGACCTCGCCGCGCTCGAAGAGATCAAGCGACTCAAGTACCGCTACCTCCGCTGCGTCGACACCAAGAACTGGGACGACCTGGCTGATGCCCTCACCGCCGACGCGGTCGCCGACTACGGCACACCCGCCTACGGCAAACCACTCAGCTTCAACGGCCGGGACGCCATCCTCGGCTTCCTGCGCGAAACCCTCGGCCCGGACATCATCACCACGCATTTCGCGTCACAGCCGGAAATCGACATCGACGGCGACCGGGCGAGCGGGACCTGGGCGTTCCAGGACATGGTGATCGCGACCACGCACCGGATGGTCGTCGCCGGTGCCGCCTTCTACGAAGACACCTACCTCCGCGGCGAGGACGGCCAGTGGCGGATCGCGCGCACGGGCTACCAGCGCACCTACGAGGCCATGCACTCCCTGGACGACCTGCCCAGCTTCCGCCTCACCGCCAACCGCTGGACCCCCACCCCCACCTAG